In the genome of Fulvivirga maritima, one region contains:
- a CDS encoding WbqC family protein, with protein MSSVVLDLHYLPSLEYFCCINQFDNIIIEQEEYFEKQSYRNRCHILSANKAERLIVPVIGGRKKIKVKDIQIDYSQKWLLNHLRAIQSAYGKAPFYEYFIDHFEEIFQKRDKFLFDLNLNLLKICLKFLQIDKPITFTNSYIKYSEANIKDYRSVVHPKKDYKTNSIYQPQEYPQVFGVSFAENLSIIDLLFCEGPNSKNIINQSTRLKVNI; from the coding sequence ATGAGCTCAGTAGTATTAGATCTACATTATTTACCTTCCTTGGAATATTTTTGTTGTATCAATCAGTTTGATAATATAATTATAGAGCAGGAAGAATACTTCGAAAAGCAATCCTACAGAAACCGCTGTCACATCTTATCTGCCAATAAGGCAGAAAGACTTATAGTACCAGTAATAGGCGGCAGAAAAAAGATAAAAGTTAAGGATATACAGATAGATTATTCTCAAAAATGGCTACTTAATCATCTCAGAGCTATACAATCTGCTTATGGAAAGGCGCCGTTTTATGAATACTTTATTGATCACTTTGAGGAAATTTTCCAAAAAAGAGACAAATTCTTATTTGACCTTAACTTGAATTTATTAAAAATCTGCCTTAAATTTCTTCAAATAGATAAACCGATTACGTTTACAAATTCGTATATTAAATACTCTGAAGCAAATATAAAGGATTATAGGTCGGTAGTGCACCCAAAAAAGGACTACAAAACGAACTCCATATATCAGCCTCAGGAATATCCTCAGGTGTTTGGCGTGAGTTTTGCAGAAAATTTAAGTATTATTGATTTATTGTTTTGTGAAGGACCTAATTCTAAAAATATCATAAACCAGTCTACCAGACTGAAAGTGAACATTTAG
- a CDS encoding L-threonylcarbamoyladenylate synthase, with the protein MPAEFIKLYEENPERHKIEQIVEVLKSGGVIVYPTDTVYGIGCDLFNRKAIDRLCKIKSIKPKNLNLSFICYDISDISNYVKRMDTPTFKVLKKALPGPFTFIMESNSNVPKILDVNKKTVGIRIPDNNITRSIVGILGNPIITSSIKDDDEILEYTTDPELIYEDFKHHVDIIIDGGFGGNIPSTVVDCTQNEFEIIREGLGNINDYV; encoded by the coding sequence ATGCCCGCAGAATTCATAAAGCTCTACGAAGAAAACCCTGAGCGCCATAAAATAGAGCAGATCGTAGAAGTATTAAAATCAGGAGGGGTTATAGTTTACCCCACAGACACCGTTTACGGTATAGGTTGTGATCTCTTTAACCGCAAGGCCATTGATCGGCTATGCAAAATCAAGTCTATCAAACCCAAAAACCTCAACCTTTCTTTTATATGTTATGATATCAGTGATATCTCTAACTATGTAAAAAGAATGGACACCCCTACCTTTAAAGTACTGAAAAAAGCCCTCCCTGGTCCGTTTACGTTTATCATGGAGTCTAACAGTAATGTTCCTAAAATATTAGATGTCAATAAAAAAACAGTAGGAATCCGTATTCCTGACAACAATATAACCCGGAGCATCGTAGGTATATTAGGAAACCCAATCATCACCTCATCTATAAAAGATGACGATGAAATTTTGGAATACACCACTGACCCAGAGCTTATTTACGAAGACTTTAAGCATCATGTAGATATTATCATAGACGGTGGTTTTGGAGGCAATATCCCCTCTACCGTGGTAGACTGCACACAAAACGAATTTGAAATAATAAGAGAAGGGCTCGGAAACATTAATGATTACGTATAA
- a CDS encoding aminopeptidase P family protein yields the protein MKAFSKETYIKRRDILKKNVESGIIVLMGNQESSANFKDNWYPFRQDSTFLYYIGVDLPDVIAIIDVDSGEEVLFGDDLSIDHIVWTGPQPTIQELASEVGISKSLPLSKIEDYIKAASSRNVHILPPYRPENTVRLQSWVGKVAPSEELIRAVVKQRSIKSKEEVAEIDKAVTISAQMHLEIIRNARPGMKEHELVGMVQGTAVGAGGNLAYPVILTVNGQILHNHYYGNTLKEGDMVLCDTGAEAASHYAGDLTRTFPVSKQFTAEQRDLYQIVLDSQYAAIEMLKPGVKFKDVHLKACATLVDGLKTVGLMKGDTAEAVNAGAHAMFFQCGLGHLMGLDVHDMEDLGEQFVGYDEPKSTQFGLKSLRLGKELEAGNIVTIEPGIYIIPELIDLWGKEKKFDQFINYDKLNDFRDFGGIRVEDDFVIDDNGYTLLGEPLVKEIKDLEAIREASLS from the coding sequence ATGAAAGCATTTTCTAAAGAGACTTATATCAAAAGAAGAGATATTCTAAAAAAGAATGTAGAATCAGGCATTATTGTGCTCATGGGAAACCAGGAAAGCAGTGCAAACTTTAAGGATAACTGGTATCCTTTCAGGCAGGATAGTACATTTTTATATTATATAGGAGTAGACTTACCCGATGTGATAGCCATTATAGATGTAGATTCTGGAGAAGAAGTGTTATTTGGAGATGATTTGAGCATTGACCATATCGTTTGGACGGGTCCACAACCTACCATTCAGGAGCTGGCAAGTGAAGTGGGGATAAGCAAGAGCTTGCCCTTGTCTAAGATAGAGGATTATATAAAAGCAGCTAGCTCTAGAAATGTTCACATATTACCTCCGTACAGACCTGAAAATACTGTGAGATTACAATCATGGGTGGGAAAAGTAGCTCCTTCAGAAGAATTGATCAGAGCAGTAGTAAAGCAGCGATCAATTAAATCTAAAGAGGAGGTGGCAGAAATAGATAAAGCCGTAACTATCAGTGCTCAAATGCACCTTGAAATTATCAGGAATGCACGCCCAGGCATGAAAGAACATGAGTTGGTAGGTATGGTGCAAGGTACAGCGGTTGGTGCTGGTGGTAATCTGGCATACCCGGTGATACTAACCGTTAATGGTCAGATTTTGCATAACCATTATTATGGAAATACTCTGAAAGAAGGGGATATGGTGCTTTGTGACACAGGAGCAGAAGCCGCCAGTCATTATGCGGGCGATCTTACCAGAACCTTCCCCGTAAGTAAGCAGTTCACTGCAGAGCAAAGAGATTTATATCAGATAGTGCTGGATTCTCAATATGCAGCTATTGAAATGCTTAAGCCAGGTGTGAAATTTAAAGATGTACACCTAAAAGCTTGTGCTACTCTGGTAGATGGCTTGAAAACAGTAGGCCTTATGAAAGGAGACACTGCTGAGGCTGTAAACGCTGGAGCGCATGCCATGTTTTTCCAATGTGGATTAGGTCACTTAATGGGACTTGATGTCCATGACATGGAAGATCTAGGGGAGCAATTCGTTGGGTATGATGAGCCTAAGAGTACACAGTTTGGCTTAAAATCTTTGAGATTAGGTAAAGAGCTGGAAGCTGGAAATATCGTGACTATTGAGCCTGGTATTTATATTATCCCTGAGCTGATCGACCTTTGGGGTAAAGAGAAGAAATTTGATCAATTCATTAATTATGACAAACTAAATGACTTCAGAGACTTTGGAGGAATAAGAGTTGAAGATGATTTTGTGATTGATGACAATGGATATACCTTATTAGGTGAACCTTTAGTGAAAGAGATTAAAGATTTAGAGGCTATAAGAGAGGCTTCACTTTCGTGA
- the mltG gene encoding endolytic transglycosylase MltG: MRNKKIFVIFLLIFTVLLSSFTFYAYQVIYTPNILVEKDDRIFIVSEDETFKSLQDKLHNHKYVSDMVSFSLVAKLMKYDKNIKPGRYLLEGNMTNLAAVRLLRSGKQAPINLTFTNIRLKSELAERLTSHLAIGEEEFNQALEKFIDNNKEGFNSNNIISLFIPNTYQVYYDISGEGLIDRMLYEYKQFWNEDRKAKAKSIGLTPLEVSTLASIVQAESVKRDESRKIAGLYMNRLKRGIALQADPTLVFASGDYGLKRVLNEHKEIDSPYNTYMYAGLPPGPINMPTIHSLDAVLNYEKHDYIYMCAKEDFSGYHNFAATYSEHMKNARRYQRQLSIEQRKARLNNQN; this comes from the coding sequence ATGAGAAATAAAAAAATATTTGTAATCTTCCTGCTCATATTTACGGTGCTGTTATCATCGTTTACATTTTATGCGTATCAGGTTATTTACACACCTAATATTTTAGTGGAGAAGGATGATCGTATATTTATTGTGAGTGAAGATGAGACCTTTAAAAGCTTGCAAGATAAATTACATAATCACAAGTATGTAAGTGATATGGTCTCCTTTAGTCTGGTGGCTAAGCTCATGAAATATGACAAAAATATTAAACCAGGTAGATATCTTTTAGAAGGTAACATGACTAATCTTGCTGCTGTGAGACTGCTCAGGTCTGGGAAGCAGGCACCCATAAATCTTACCTTTACTAACATTCGTTTAAAAAGTGAGTTGGCTGAGCGATTGACCTCTCATTTAGCTATTGGGGAAGAAGAGTTTAACCAGGCTTTAGAGAAATTTATCGATAATAATAAAGAGGGTTTTAACTCTAATAATATTATCAGCCTTTTTATACCTAATACCTATCAGGTGTATTATGATATTTCTGGCGAAGGCCTTATTGATAGAATGCTTTATGAATATAAGCAGTTTTGGAATGAGGACCGTAAGGCTAAGGCCAAAAGCATAGGGCTTACTCCGTTGGAGGTGTCTACTTTAGCTTCTATTGTGCAAGCTGAGAGTGTGAAAAGAGACGAAAGTCGGAAAATTGCCGGGCTATATATGAACCGATTAAAAAGGGGAATAGCACTACAGGCAGATCCTACTCTTGTATTTGCTTCTGGTGATTATGGTTTGAAAAGAGTGCTTAATGAGCATAAAGAAATAGACTCTCCTTATAATACCTATATGTATGCAGGCTTGCCTCCGGGCCCTATTAATATGCCCACCATTCATTCTTTAGATGCAGTGCTTAATTATGAAAAGCACGATTATATTTATATGTGTGCTAAGGAAGACTTTTCCGGGTATCATAATTTTGCGGCTACTTATAGCGAGCATATGAAAAATGCAAGGAGATATCAGAGGCAATTATCCATTGAGCAAAGAAAAGCAAGACTTAATAACCAGAATTAA
- a CDS encoding acyl-CoA thioesterase yields the protein MFEHSTTVRVRYAETDQMGYVYYGNYATYYEVGRVECLRSLGLSYKELEDQGVMMPVLECHSKYIAPGKYDEQLTIKTTIRQKPTARITFHYEISNESGKLIHEGETTLVFVNMESGRPCRMPEAMDKLLSPFFD from the coding sequence ATGTTTGAGCACAGCACTACAGTACGTGTAAGGTACGCAGAAACAGACCAAATGGGGTATGTGTATTATGGTAACTACGCCACTTATTATGAAGTGGGGCGGGTAGAATGTTTAAGAAGTCTGGGGTTGAGTTACAAAGAGCTGGAAGATCAGGGGGTAATGATGCCCGTGCTGGAGTGTCATTCTAAATATATAGCTCCTGGTAAATATGATGAGCAGCTGACTATAAAAACTACTATCAGACAAAAGCCTACTGCCAGAATTACCTTTCATTATGAAATCTCTAATGAGTCAGGTAAATTAATACATGAAGGAGAAACTACATTGGTTTTTGTTAACATGGAATCTGGCAGGCCTTGCAGAATGCCTGAGGCTATGGATAAGTTATTAAGCCCATTTTTTGATTAG
- a CDS encoding YihY/virulence factor BrkB family protein: MKKRITRLIVRSHTYKTFIEFLKRIKFKRYEGLSLYEVIIVFIEKISKDEVIERANGVAFNFTMAVFPGIIFLFTLTPYLHEIIPGVSRVNIMQFIGDVIPPNMYETVYTTVDDIVVNTRGGLLTFGVLFSLWLATNGMMSLMKAFNSCYKTIDKRGYFKMRLVATALTLMLAIVLILASVLLVIGNFILDMVNNVQWLDIEEFMIYVFFFIRFLVLFIVFFLAISFMYYFGPSVHYNWRFFSVGSFVATFLCIAVTYGFSFYVSNFANYNKLYGSLGVLIALMIWQELLAVVLLVGYEVNASIHHAYRIAGIDASKIQ, encoded by the coding sequence ATGAAGAAACGAATTACCAGATTAATAGTCAGATCTCATACTTATAAAACCTTTATTGAGTTTCTTAAGAGGATAAAATTTAAGAGGTATGAGGGGCTGAGCTTGTATGAGGTAATTATTGTTTTTATAGAGAAAATATCTAAAGATGAAGTCATAGAACGGGCCAATGGAGTGGCTTTTAATTTTACTATGGCAGTGTTTCCGGGTATTATATTTCTCTTTACACTCACACCTTATTTGCATGAGATAATACCAGGGGTGAGCAGAGTCAATATCATGCAGTTTATTGGTGATGTTATACCACCAAACATGTATGAGACGGTTTATACTACGGTAGATGATATAGTAGTGAACACCAGGGGTGGACTATTAACATTTGGTGTGCTCTTTTCATTATGGTTGGCTACTAATGGTATGATGTCTTTAATGAAGGCTTTTAACTCATGTTATAAAACCATAGATAAAAGAGGTTATTTTAAAATGAGGCTGGTTGCTACTGCACTTACGCTTATGTTGGCCATAGTGCTGATTTTAGCGAGTGTGCTTCTGGTAATAGGTAATTTTATTTTAGATATGGTTAATAATGTACAGTGGCTGGATATTGAGGAATTCATGATTTACGTATTCTTTTTTATCAGGTTTTTAGTGCTCTTCATTGTCTTTTTCCTCGCCATTTCATTTATGTATTATTTTGGGCCTTCAGTACATTATAATTGGCGTTTTTTTAGTGTAGGATCTTTTGTTGCTACATTTTTATGCATAGCCGTTACCTACGGTTTTTCTTTTTATGTTTCAAATTTTGCTAATTACAATAAATTATACGGATCCCTCGGGGTGCTTATAGCGCTGATGATCTGGCAAGAGTTGCTAGCTGTAGTCCTTTTGGTGGGCTATGAGGTAAATGCCAGTATACATCATGCTTACAGAATAGCAGGCATAGATGCCTCTAAGATCCAGTGA
- a CDS encoding DUF4153 domain-containing protein — MISIKTPNVKETMTMVYSTIERFPLAVISGCIAVFASCYFIDLDYSDEELKNTILRLIMVSSLGIAFFTALKLFAESLQQAFWRYVLGGIGVAALAVYYYGMPADLKVVEWVRYILFGIIAHLMVSFAPFLPGKSKEGFWRYNKNLFLQIVTAFFFAMVIYMGLALALLALDKLFDINFNSKLYLKLFYIVSGIFSMLYFLGGMPRQQELYADDEEFSKGLSVFTQYILIPLVGIYNLILYIYTIKIAISWDWPRGWLGYLFISYSALGILSYLLIYPLAKSGKRALLRIFSKWFFFSLIPLVVVLFLAIYRRVDEYGLTENRYFLYLLDFWLLGIAVYFSFFKSKNIKLVPISLAVVILLSSFGPWGAFGWSARNQANRFEELIKKAKVGGLSFEERKDVSSVIQYLGRRKKLSHLQPYFKADIDSLYEHNSSSYAQVLLNEYNINYVNSWQRDSTAGSSFAYYSIKENYYLNVGSYDQFLSYSYGGQSDMLKAGDGQALIIDSLNTSIDLKPFISHLRKEHPGGDYEMQPDQLMIEGNNDEISYKIYFLSLSLRRDSDNNYQAQSLRFNMFFNKKAKK; from the coding sequence ATGATTTCAATAAAAACTCCTAATGTAAAGGAGACCATGACAATGGTGTATTCTACCATTGAGCGTTTTCCTTTGGCTGTGATAAGCGGCTGTATTGCGGTTTTTGCTTCTTGTTACTTTATAGACCTGGACTATAGTGATGAGGAACTTAAAAACACTATTTTGAGATTGATCATGGTGTCATCTCTCGGTATTGCTTTCTTTACGGCCCTTAAGCTCTTCGCAGAAAGTCTGCAGCAAGCTTTTTGGAGGTATGTATTAGGCGGAATAGGGGTAGCTGCCCTTGCTGTATATTATTATGGTATGCCTGCTGATTTGAAGGTGGTTGAATGGGTACGCTATATTTTATTTGGAATTATAGCTCATTTAATGGTTTCATTTGCGCCCTTTTTGCCTGGCAAATCCAAAGAAGGTTTTTGGAGGTATAATAAAAACCTTTTTCTGCAGATAGTTACGGCCTTCTTCTTTGCTATGGTTATTTATATGGGTTTGGCCTTAGCGCTATTAGCTCTTGATAAGCTATTCGATATCAATTTTAATTCTAAGCTCTATTTAAAGCTCTTTTACATAGTTTCTGGGATATTCTCTATGCTTTATTTTCTGGGAGGAATGCCCAGGCAGCAAGAGTTGTATGCTGATGATGAGGAGTTCTCTAAAGGACTTTCTGTATTTACTCAATACATACTTATACCCTTGGTAGGTATCTATAATCTGATTCTGTACATCTACACCATAAAAATTGCTATCAGCTGGGATTGGCCTAGAGGATGGTTGGGATATCTTTTTATTAGTTATTCTGCTCTGGGTATACTTTCTTATTTGCTCATATATCCGTTGGCAAAATCTGGTAAAAGAGCTTTGTTAAGGATATTTTCAAAATGGTTTTTCTTTTCTTTAATACCTCTGGTGGTAGTTTTGTTTTTAGCGATTTACCGTAGAGTAGATGAATATGGACTCACTGAGAATAGATATTTTCTCTATTTATTAGATTTTTGGCTGTTGGGAATTGCTGTCTATTTTTCGTTTTTCAAAAGTAAAAATATTAAGCTGGTTCCTATAAGCTTAGCTGTAGTCATATTGCTATCCTCATTTGGCCCTTGGGGAGCATTTGGTTGGTCTGCCAGAAATCAGGCAAATAGATTTGAAGAATTAATTAAAAAGGCAAAAGTAGGAGGGCTATCATTCGAAGAAAGGAAAGATGTGTCTTCGGTTATACAATACCTGGGTAGACGTAAAAAGTTAAGCCATTTACAACCCTATTTTAAAGCAGATATTGATTCACTTTATGAACATAATAGCAGTAGTTATGCGCAGGTTCTGCTTAATGAGTATAATATTAATTATGTGAACTCATGGCAGCGAGATAGTACTGCAGGGAGTTCTTTTGCTTATTACAGTATTAAAGAAAACTATTACCTTAATGTAGGGAGCTATGATCAGTTTTTAAGCTACAGTTATGGTGGGCAGTCAGATATGCTTAAGGCAGGTGATGGGCAAGCGCTTATAATAGACTCCTTAAATACTTCAATAGACTTAAAGCCTTTTATTTCACATTTGAGAAAGGAGCACCCGGGAGGTGATTATGAAATGCAGCCCGACCAGCTCATGATAGAGGGAAATAATGACGAGATTAGTTATAAAATATATTTCCTTTCATTGAGCCTTAGGAGAGATTCTGACAATAATTACCAGGCGCAGAGCTTACGATTTAATATGTTTTTCAATAAAAAAGCAAAAAAATAA
- a CDS encoding site-specific integrase, which translates to MSHTFNVLFWLQNYKLNNDTGKVPVSVRITVDGKRAEIATGKKVPADKWNSSSGLMRGQSVEARSINKHLRDIDYRLHEIYDELERNGEYVSAQAIKSVFQGKNIKQHSVIELFKYHNNQIKSQLGKGYSKGTLERYQTTLKHTLGFIQHHYKADDFLFRDMKFSFITEFEFYLKAVCGIGHNTVVKYLRNFKKIILIAVKNDYLSRDPFVGYKMSLKEVKKDYLTKDEIEALVNKEFTIDRLEHIRDIFLFCCYTGLAYADVKRLTAANISIGLDGEYWIFINRKKTGSESNVPLLQPAVDIIEKYEDCPITSHSGYLLPVISNQKMNAYLKEVGTLCGINKTITFHMARHTFATTVTLANGVSIETVSSMLGHKNIRTTQIYAKVVQEKVSADMRKLKSLMSKSN; encoded by the coding sequence ATGTCTCATACCTTTAATGTGCTATTTTGGTTACAGAATTATAAGTTAAATAATGATACAGGAAAAGTTCCGGTTTCTGTGCGTATAACGGTGGATGGTAAAAGGGCTGAGATTGCCACAGGCAAAAAGGTGCCTGCTGATAAATGGAACTCTTCTTCCGGGTTGATGCGTGGGCAGAGTGTGGAGGCTCGTAGTATTAATAAGCATTTGAGGGATATTGATTATCGGTTACACGAAATCTATGATGAACTTGAGAGGAATGGAGAGTATGTTTCAGCGCAGGCGATAAAGAGCGTTTTTCAAGGTAAGAATATTAAACAGCATTCTGTGATAGAACTGTTTAAGTATCATAATAATCAGATAAAGAGTCAGCTGGGAAAAGGGTATTCAAAAGGGACTTTGGAGAGGTATCAGACTACATTGAAACATACATTAGGATTTATACAGCATCATTATAAAGCGGATGACTTTTTATTTAGAGATATGAAGTTTTCCTTCATAACGGAATTTGAGTTCTATTTGAAGGCGGTATGTGGTATTGGTCATAATACAGTGGTGAAATATCTTAGAAATTTTAAGAAGATAATCCTAATAGCTGTTAAAAACGATTATTTAAGCCGTGATCCGTTTGTTGGATATAAGATGTCTCTCAAAGAAGTGAAAAAGGATTATTTAACAAAAGATGAAATAGAAGCCTTGGTTAATAAAGAATTTACAATTGATAGGCTTGAGCATATTAGAGATATATTCCTTTTTTGCTGTTATACCGGCTTAGCTTATGCAGATGTTAAAAGACTTACTGCTGCCAATATATCTATAGGGTTGGATGGTGAATATTGGATTTTTATTAATAGGAAAAAGACAGGCTCCGAATCTAATGTGCCACTGCTACAGCCTGCTGTCGATATAATTGAGAAATATGAAGATTGTCCTATCACATCACATTCAGGTTATTTATTGCCTGTAATTTCCAACCAGAAAATGAATGCATATTTAAAAGAAGTTGGAACCTTGTGTGGTATAAATAAAACAATAACCTTTCATATGGCGCGTCATACATTTGCGACAACAGTTACTTTGGCTAATGGGGTTTCTATAGAAACGGTAAGTTCTATGCTAGGGCATAAAAATATAAGAACTACTCAGATTTATGCTAAAGTAGTTCAGGAAAAAGTAAGTGCAGATATGAGAAAATTGAAATCGCTAATGAGTAAAAGTAATTGA
- a CDS encoding recombinase family protein — translation MFNLFASFAEFEREMISERTKAGLAHARKYGRKGGRKPGISKEGKIKAWAALKRARDSDTPIAQIQKELGLSKATYYRYLQWAEGEEKKKLISE, via the coding sequence ATGTTTAACCTCTTTGCCTCCTTTGCCGAGTTTGAAAGAGAAATGATCAGTGAGCGTACAAAGGCCGGATTAGCACATGCGAGAAAGTATGGTAGAAAAGGAGGTAGGAAGCCAGGTATATCAAAAGAAGGTAAAATAAAGGCCTGGGCAGCATTGAAGCGTGCCAGAGATTCAGATACACCTATTGCTCAGATTCAAAAGGAGCTGGGGCTTTCTAAAGCTACATATTATCGGTATCTTCAGTGGGCTGAAGGAGAAGAGAAGAAGAAATTAATATCAGAGTAA
- a CDS encoding REP-associated tyrosine transposase — MSGGYKIRNQSGIHFLSFAVVEWIDVFTRRVYCELIVESLNHCVKQKGLIVYAWVIMSNHLHLIVAAKNDNLSDVLRDFKKFTAREILKSIHSENVESRKNWMLWLFRSAGANNNRNKGYQFWRQDNHPEELETNNFKDQKLDYIHSNPVKAGIVDEPEQYCWSSARDYAGMQGLVKIEFL; from the coding sequence ATGTCCGGTGGTTATAAAATAAGAAATCAGTCAGGCATTCATTTTCTTTCCTTTGCTGTAGTAGAATGGATTGATGTTTTTACTCGAAGAGTATATTGTGAGCTTATAGTGGAGAGCTTAAACCATTGCGTAAAGCAAAAGGGGTTAATTGTATATGCCTGGGTAATTATGAGTAATCATTTACATTTAATTGTGGCAGCCAAAAATGATAATCTTTCTGATGTGCTCCGTGATTTTAAAAAATTTACAGCCAGAGAGATTTTAAAATCTATTCATAGTGAAAATGTAGAGAGCCGAAAGAATTGGATGCTATGGCTTTTTCGATCAGCGGGTGCAAATAATAATAGAAATAAGGGATATCAATTTTGGAGACAAGATAATCATCCTGAAGAATTAGAAACCAATAATTTTAAGGATCAAAAATTAGACTATATTCACAGTAATCCAGTTAAAGCTGGAATTGTTGATGAGCCAGAGCAATATTGTTGGTCAAGCGCAAGAGACTATGCTGGAATGCAAGGGCTTGTGAAAATTGAATTTTTGTAA
- a CDS encoding SWIM zinc finger family protein: MSFSEEQIQSIAPNASAFSAGKKLSGNSKWESFGKSDRVIWGAIRGSGKNPYLTQIDLNDIAFKCSCPSRQFPCKHAIALMLLYGSQEQNFSTQEEPEWVSTWMDSRKARQEKAAEAPKKTKAKSAAKDTVAKRLEQVQAGAAELELWLKDLVRMGLLELSFKSAKDFKKVAARMVDAKAPGLAFWVRELGQLNYKDGSVWQDESLKLISKLFLLIQAIKNYDQYDAQWQYTIRTLAGWSQSSKELLADANAEVVDDHWLVVGQLEETNDDIVTQRNWLIGKRSNRKALVLNFSTRFSSFESIILPGSYIEGQLAFFPSVQPQRAVIKTQTNAADKFDVDFTFTENWLEVHRKKTELIKENPWSNDHLFILNNSKLILKNDTWFMADHDHYLMPLMKGYDIDKCLKSLAICGTASHPMAVVIRNGEAIPLGIFQNNQYTIL, translated from the coding sequence TTGAGTTTTTCGGAAGAACAAATCCAGTCTATTGCTCCCAATGCGTCAGCTTTTAGTGCTGGTAAAAAATTAAGTGGAAACAGTAAGTGGGAGTCGTTTGGTAAAAGTGATCGGGTGATCTGGGGTGCTATTAGAGGTAGTGGCAAAAATCCATATCTCACCCAAATTGATCTTAATGATATCGCTTTTAAATGCTCCTGTCCTTCTCGTCAGTTTCCTTGTAAGCATGCCATAGCGTTAATGCTTTTATACGGCAGTCAGGAGCAAAATTTCTCGACACAGGAGGAGCCGGAATGGGTGAGCACCTGGATGGATAGTCGTAAGGCAAGGCAGGAAAAGGCGGCAGAAGCCCCTAAGAAAACTAAAGCTAAAAGTGCCGCTAAGGATACTGTTGCTAAACGATTAGAGCAGGTACAGGCAGGCGCCGCTGAGCTGGAACTTTGGCTCAAAGACCTGGTAAGGATGGGCTTGCTAGAGCTCTCTTTTAAATCTGCCAAAGACTTTAAAAAAGTAGCGGCGCGCATGGTAGATGCCAAGGCTCCCGGACTCGCTTTTTGGGTGAGAGAACTCGGGCAGCTGAATTATAAAGACGGCAGCGTTTGGCAAGATGAATCTTTAAAGCTCATCTCTAAGCTTTTTCTACTGATCCAGGCCATTAAGAATTATGATCAATATGACGCACAGTGGCAATACACCATAAGAACACTTGCCGGCTGGAGCCAATCCAGTAAAGAATTATTGGCTGATGCCAATGCTGAAGTGGTAGATGATCATTGGCTGGTAGTAGGGCAGCTGGAAGAAACCAATGATGATATTGTAACGCAAAGAAACTGGCTGATAGGTAAAAGAAGCAATAGAAAAGCATTAGTGCTTAATTTCTCTACACGCTTTTCTTCTTTTGAATCTATCATATTACCAGGCAGTTATATAGAAGGGCAGTTGGCCTTTTTCCCTTCGGTGCAGCCACAGCGGGCAGTAATAAAAACACAAACCAATGCAGCTGATAAGTTTGATGTTGATTTTACTTTCACTGAAAACTGGTTAGAAGTACACCGTAAAAAGACTGAACTGATAAAGGAAAATCCATGGTCTAATGATCATTTGTTTATTTTAAATAACAGTAAATTGATCTTAAAAAATGATACCTGGTTCATGGCAGATCATGATCACTATCTTATGCCGCTCATGAAAGGCTATGACATAGACAAGTGCCTTAAAAGTTTGGCCATATGCGGCACTGCTTCCCACCCTATGGCGGTAGTAATTCGCAATGGAGAAGCCATTCCGTTAGGCATATTTCAAAATAACCAATATACCATTTTGTAG